A genomic region of Paenibacillus sp. PL2-23 contains the following coding sequences:
- a CDS encoding CaiB/BaiF CoA-transferase family protein: MLPLEGLLVVEYSTQLAGPFAGLRLADLGARVIRIEGTEDEPLPLVSLYRNKERFQFCAATEGEHGKLSKLIAKADVLIEGPPASGLQTTLFPYERTQALNAKLIHASITGYGREGAWSAKPYDDLFVQSLTGMPWLNGNADDPPIPFPLSTVEMFASANLVQGILAALVHRSKSGEGMLVEVSLLESAIDYQFEVLTTHLHDGGQLPQRSSLNNAHAYLAAPYGIYETANGYLALAMGSVLELGALLQCEALARYEDPASWFLRRDEIKGLLADHLRTKAAADWAEDLEAGGYWCAVVQTVDELLQHEGFLALRHIQQVQTEELGLFLTPYCPIRFDNSYMGSRRGVGRAGMDNARLEAEFQLL; this comes from the coding sequence TTGCTTCCATTAGAGGGTTTGCTCGTTGTGGAATACAGCACGCAGCTAGCCGGACCCTTCGCGGGGTTAAGACTGGCTGATCTTGGGGCGCGAGTCATCCGAATCGAGGGGACGGAGGATGAGCCGCTTCCGCTTGTCAGCTTGTACCGCAACAAAGAGAGATTTCAGTTCTGCGCCGCCACTGAAGGGGAGCATGGGAAGCTTAGCAAGCTGATTGCGAAAGCTGATGTTCTCATCGAAGGTCCGCCTGCTAGCGGGTTGCAGACAACGCTTTTCCCCTATGAGAGAACGCAAGCGCTGAATGCCAAGCTGATCCATGCCAGCATAACGGGTTATGGCCGGGAAGGAGCCTGGAGTGCGAAGCCTTATGACGACTTGTTCGTCCAGTCACTCACTGGTATGCCTTGGCTGAATGGGAATGCGGATGATCCCCCAATCCCATTCCCGCTGTCCACGGTGGAGATGTTCGCAAGCGCCAATCTCGTGCAAGGCATTCTGGCCGCTCTTGTACACCGTTCCAAGTCGGGGGAGGGGATGCTTGTTGAGGTTAGTCTGCTGGAGTCGGCGATTGATTATCAATTCGAGGTGCTGACGACTCATCTTCATGATGGAGGACAGCTGCCGCAGCGAAGCTCGTTAAATAATGCCCATGCTTATCTGGCGGCTCCATATGGAATCTATGAGACGGCTAATGGGTATTTGGCTCTGGCTATGGGCTCTGTGCTGGAGCTGGGCGCGCTGCTGCAATGCGAAGCTTTGGCCCGCTATGAGGATCCTGCCAGCTGGTTCTTGAGGCGGGATGAAATTAAAGGGCTGCTCGCCGATCATCTCAGAACCAAAGCGGCTGCGGACTGGGCGGAGGACCTGGAAGCGGGCGGCTACTGGTGCGCCGTGGTTCAGACGGTTGACGAGCTGCTTCAGCACGAAGGCTTCCTAGCCTTGCGCCATATACAGCAGGTTCAAACGGAGGAGCTAGGCTTATTCCTTACGCCTTATTGTCCCATTCGGTTCGACAACAGCTATATGGGAAGTCGCCGTGGAGTTGGGCGGGCGGGCATGGACAACGCCAGGCTTGAGGCGGAATTTCAGCTGCTATAG
- a CDS encoding CaiB/BaiF CoA-transferase family protein encodes MMPRPLEGLLVLDFSQFLSGPYAGLRLADLGARVIKIERLDGGDLCRRLYISNLELDGDSTLFHSINRNKESYAVDLKSETDRCKVRKLLSHADMMVQNFRPGVIEKLGFGYEEVKAINPRLIYGSISGYGGNSPLRDRPGQDLLLQALTGLPWLHRDKSRRGPIPFGLAIADMITGAHLVQGMLAALVRRSIQGNGALVEVNMLASILDVMQEIWEEKWMPDQGSSLPAEGAEGSASIRWLKGLYPTAGGYIALGDMPLHTLAQALAPHFTLDTLGEAAAARMEELLTTRPAHYWSEELQKAGIPCEELLDWKQLLQEEAFSELRMTQDIYRSNGARMTAISCPIRLNGHRLLSSRGAPRIGEHNAVVESEWIITR; translated from the coding sequence ATGATGCCGAGACCGCTGGAGGGCTTGCTTGTGCTTGACTTCAGTCAATTCCTGTCTGGTCCTTATGCAGGCTTACGATTAGCGGATTTGGGCGCGCGAGTCATAAAGATTGAGCGGCTGGACGGCGGGGATTTGTGCAGAAGGCTGTATATTTCGAATTTGGAGCTGGATGGGGACAGCACGCTGTTTCACTCCATCAATCGGAATAAGGAAAGCTATGCTGTCGACTTGAAGTCCGAGACAGATCGCTGCAAGGTGCGGAAGCTGCTGAGCCATGCGGATATGATGGTTCAGAATTTTCGGCCGGGTGTCATCGAGAAGCTTGGTTTCGGCTATGAAGAGGTGAAAGCCATTAATCCGCGTCTCATCTACGGCTCTATTAGCGGTTATGGAGGGAACAGTCCACTCCGTGACAGACCCGGTCAGGATCTGCTGCTCCAGGCGCTCACGGGGCTGCCCTGGCTGCACCGAGATAAGTCCAGACGGGGGCCTATCCCATTTGGTCTTGCTATTGCAGATATGATAACCGGAGCCCACCTTGTGCAAGGCATGCTGGCGGCTCTTGTGCGGCGGTCCATCCAGGGCAACGGCGCACTTGTAGAGGTCAATATGCTGGCATCCATCTTGGATGTCATGCAGGAGATCTGGGAGGAGAAATGGATGCCGGATCAAGGCTCCAGCTTACCTGCCGAAGGAGCAGAAGGATCGGCGTCCATTCGCTGGCTGAAGGGTCTGTATCCAACAGCTGGGGGCTATATTGCGCTCGGCGATATGCCTCTGCACACATTGGCCCAGGCGCTTGCTCCTCACTTCACCTTGGATACGCTCGGCGAAGCTGCGGCTGCCCGCATGGAGGAGCTGCTGACAACACGTCCTGCTCATTATTGGAGCGAAGAACTGCAAAAGGCCGGCATTCCTTGCGAGGAGCTGCTGGATTGGAAGCAGCTTCTGCAGGAGGAAGCGTTCAGCGAGCTGCGTATGACGCAGGACATCTATCGAAGCAACGGAGCCCGCATGACGGCAATCTCCTGTCCCATCAGGCTGAACGGCCATCGGCTGTTGTCCTCTAGAGGAGCGCCGCGTATTGGAGAGCATAACGCCGTTGTTGAATCGGAATGGATCATTACACGTTGA
- a CDS encoding extracellular solute-binding protein, whose protein sequence is MKLKLKGMTWSHERGLNPLVAASQAFRKLEPNVEIEWDARSLSDFELYPLELLADTYDLIMIDHPHIGTAVAKGLLLALNDRVEEAFLKDQELHSTGLSYASYTYEGRQWALPVDAAAQVSAYRQDLLDQAGLLPARSWSDVLAIAKQLPKGQSIGLPLVPVHAYSTFFTLCAQLSNRAYWSEGLDLPMEVGEQALALMESLMPYVHSESVHQDPIHMLNLMGTSNEIAYIPLIYGYSNYARVGFRPSVASFGNIPSDSGVPSGSMIGGVGLAISSQCQHADIAARFAVMVASPEFQRTSFFLNDGQPGHREAWLDPEVNRLSGGFFKNTLDTLTHGSMRPRFHGYISFQEQAGNLIRYRLMNQAPERRTVIQTLNEMHMQVRREHQETGL, encoded by the coding sequence ATGAAGTTGAAATTAAAAGGAATGACATGGTCTCATGAGCGCGGCTTGAACCCATTGGTGGCTGCCTCACAGGCGTTTCGCAAGCTGGAGCCTAACGTCGAGATTGAATGGGACGCGCGTTCTCTGTCTGATTTCGAGCTGTACCCGCTGGAGCTGCTTGCAGATACCTATGATCTCATTATGATTGATCACCCCCATATCGGAACAGCGGTTGCGAAGGGACTGCTGCTGGCTTTGAATGATCGGGTAGAGGAGGCTTTTCTGAAGGATCAGGAGCTTCATTCGACAGGGTTGAGCTACGCCAGCTATACGTATGAAGGCAGACAGTGGGCGCTGCCTGTGGATGCGGCAGCTCAAGTCAGCGCCTATAGACAGGATTTGCTGGATCAGGCTGGATTGTTGCCAGCCCGCAGCTGGAGCGACGTGCTCGCTATCGCCAAGCAGCTGCCCAAAGGGCAGTCAATTGGTCTCCCTCTTGTGCCAGTGCATGCGTATTCAACCTTCTTCACGTTATGCGCGCAGCTGTCGAACCGGGCCTATTGGAGTGAAGGTCTTGATCTTCCTATGGAGGTAGGCGAGCAGGCGCTTGCGCTTATGGAAAGCCTGATGCCGTATGTACATTCGGAATCGGTGCATCAGGATCCCATTCACATGCTGAATCTTATGGGTACCAGCAATGAAATAGCGTACATTCCGCTTATCTACGGGTATTCCAATTATGCGAGAGTCGGCTTTCGGCCGTCTGTGGCGAGCTTCGGCAACATTCCGTCTGACAGCGGCGTGCCAAGCGGCAGCATGATTGGCGGTGTAGGGCTTGCGATTTCGTCGCAATGCCAGCATGCTGACATCGCTGCCCGATTTGCTGTTATGGTCGCTTCACCAGAGTTCCAACGCACCTCGTTTTTCCTGAATGACGGTCAGCCGGGCCATCGAGAGGCATGGCTGGACCCCGAGGTGAATCGCCTCTCCGGCGGCTTCTTCAAGAATACGCTGGACACATTGACACACGGCTCCATGAGACCGCGTTTCCATGGCTATATCAGCTTCCAGGAGCAGGCTGGCAATCTGATTCGGTACCGCCTGATGAATCAGGCGCCGGAGCGGAGAACGGTAATTCAAACTTTGAACGAAATGCATATGCAGGTTAGACGAGAGCATCAGGAAACGGGGCTGTGA
- a CDS encoding CaiB/BaiF CoA-transferase family protein, giving the protein MKLLEDIVVLDFSQYLAGPVSALRLADLGARVIKIERPNAGDGSRQLTLSNLRVDGESTVFQSMNRNKESYAANLKDPSDLVRVKRLIQQADVIIENFRPGAMEKLGLDYESVKALNPGIIYGSITGYGVEGPWKNKPGQDLLVQSMSGLAWLNGDGEQPPVPFGLATIDLHTSSVFVQALLGLLYKREKTGQGGLVEISLMEAALDFQFEVLSAYMNKEPRELPKRSRFRNAHAYLGAPYGIYETKDGYIALAMGSILTLGELLQCEELLVYTEQSAWFDERDTIKGILNRHLKTRSTMEWLDMLEPADYWCAEVFNWEQSLQHEGIKVLDMFQEVVRPSGAVFKTTRYPARVNGQLLKHEKGAPPVGEHTVRINRDFGLEDSVDNDGGR; this is encoded by the coding sequence ATGAAGCTGCTGGAGGATATTGTTGTACTGGATTTCAGCCAATATCTGGCAGGTCCTGTGTCCGCGCTTCGGTTAGCCGATTTGGGGGCGCGAGTCATCAAGATCGAACGACCGAACGCGGGTGATGGAAGCCGCCAGCTGACTCTGTCGAATCTAAGGGTAGACGGAGAGAGCACCGTATTCCAGTCTATGAATCGGAACAAGGAGAGCTACGCTGCCAACCTGAAGGACCCCTCAGATCTCGTAAGAGTAAAGCGGTTGATTCAACAGGCGGATGTCATCATAGAAAATTTTCGCCCCGGTGCTATGGAGAAGCTCGGTCTGGACTATGAATCCGTGAAGGCGCTGAATCCTGGCATTATATACGGCAGTATTACTGGATACGGTGTGGAAGGCCCCTGGAAGAACAAGCCGGGTCAGGATTTGCTGGTCCAATCCATGTCCGGCTTAGCCTGGCTGAACGGCGACGGCGAGCAGCCGCCTGTTCCCTTCGGATTAGCAACCATTGATCTGCACACCAGCTCCGTATTTGTTCAGGCCTTGCTGGGCTTACTGTATAAGCGAGAGAAGACCGGCCAGGGCGGACTAGTGGAGATCAGCCTGATGGAGGCGGCTCTGGACTTCCAATTCGAAGTGTTGAGCGCTTATATGAACAAAGAGCCGAGAGAGCTGCCCAAGCGAAGCAGGTTCCGGAATGCCCATGCTTACCTTGGCGCGCCATATGGCATCTATGAAACAAAGGATGGCTATATCGCGCTGGCCATGGGCTCCATTCTGACATTAGGCGAACTGTTGCAATGCGAAGAGCTGCTTGTCTATACGGAGCAGTCAGCTTGGTTCGATGAGCGGGACACCATTAAGGGAATATTGAATCGTCACCTGAAGACGAGGTCGACAATGGAGTGGCTCGATATGCTGGAGCCGGCCGACTATTGGTGCGCTGAGGTGTTCAATTGGGAGCAGTCTCTTCAGCATGAAGGCATCAAGGTGCTGGATATGTTCCAGGAGGTCGTAAGGCCAAGCGGCGCGGTGTTCAAGACGACGCGTTACCCGGCAAGGGTGAACGGACAGCTGCTCAAGCATGAGAAGGGAGCGCCTCCAGTCGGCGAGCACACAGTACGAATTAATAGGGACTTCGGTCTTGAGGATTCGGTGGACAACGATGGAGGGAGGTAA
- a CDS encoding enoyl-CoA hydratase/isomerase family protein, translating into MDHNDIRYEVDNYIGTITLARPGKLNTVTRAMGERLSELCQEINRDKGVRVVVLTGEGERSFSAGSDIEVLDDYGSPWDLRNRDDYCMAIRSIRKPVIAMVYGYAIGGGLELALQADIRMASSHARFGAAEIKLGWIGGSGSTQLLPRMVGAGKAAEMVLTGRLLSAEEALRCGLVEQVVEPGELKKLVYETASAIAAYSPIAVENAKLALRAAMNMPLDAGLQYENSLFSFCFTTEDAQEGKAAFKEKRAPQFKGQ; encoded by the coding sequence ATGGACCATAACGATATTCGATACGAGGTTGACAACTATATAGGGACGATTACGCTTGCCAGACCGGGCAAGCTGAATACCGTCACACGTGCGATGGGCGAGCGGCTCAGCGAGCTCTGTCAGGAGATCAACAGGGACAAGGGCGTTCGAGTCGTCGTCCTCACCGGCGAAGGCGAGAGGAGCTTCTCCGCCGGCAGCGACATTGAAGTGCTGGATGACTATGGAAGTCCATGGGATTTGCGTAATCGTGACGATTATTGTATGGCGATTCGCAGCATTCGCAAGCCAGTCATAGCAATGGTTTATGGGTATGCCATTGGCGGAGGACTGGAGCTTGCGCTGCAGGCCGATATTCGTATGGCGTCATCTCACGCGAGGTTCGGCGCAGCAGAAATTAAGCTGGGCTGGATCGGAGGCAGCGGAAGCACGCAGCTGCTTCCGAGAATGGTAGGTGCAGGCAAGGCTGCGGAGATGGTGTTGACGGGGAGGCTGCTGTCTGCGGAGGAGGCTTTGCGTTGCGGATTGGTTGAGCAGGTTGTGGAGCCTGGTGAGCTGAAGAAGCTGGTCTACGAGACGGCAAGCGCCATCGCGGCTTATAGCCCAATCGCTGTCGAGAACGCGAAGCTTGCACTTCGAGCGGCCATGAATATGCCGCTTGACGCAGGCCTGCAATATGAGAACAGTCTGTTCTCCTTCTGCTTCACGACCGAGGACGCGCAGGAGGGCAAGGCAGCCTTCAAGGAGAAGAGAGCTCCGCAATTCAAGGGCCAATAA
- the aldA gene encoding aldehyde dehydrogenase, translating into MMKGNRNGQDYYRLYIDGQWVEAASDRLIEVQNPANEEVIGRVSDASAEDVQKALESSERAQQAWQALPAVKRASYLVKLVEKVKEKREFLAKLLVMEQGKTYREALGEVDDTMAYMMFAVESANKIKGDILPSNKEGEMLQIRKVPYGVTIGLCAWNYPLALIGRKLGPALVTGNTMIIKPHELTPIASAEFFNLVHEAGFPPGVANFVTGTGAEVGQLLVSSPITKMVTVTGSVRAGQQIYKAASDNITALSLELGGKAPFIVLEDADIDQAAAAAVTARFANCGQVCVCNELVLVHEKVAEAFTAKLLEHMKAIKVGDPFDSTVTMGPKANGNDLIKIDDIVQETVAQGAKVAFGGKRPSGGIFDKGYWYEPTVLVDVKPDMAAAQKEIFGPVLPIVTISSFEEAINIVNSSELGLSAYLFTSDMKKMMQGTDVLQVGTVFVNQGMSGCMQGYHSGHKLSGLGGEDGEYGLEGYMQKRVVYLNYK; encoded by the coding sequence ATGATGAAGGGCAATCGCAATGGACAAGACTATTATCGGTTATATATAGACGGCCAATGGGTAGAGGCAGCTTCGGATCGGCTGATTGAGGTGCAGAACCCGGCGAATGAAGAGGTGATTGGACGGGTAAGCGATGCCTCTGCCGAGGATGTGCAGAAGGCGCTGGAATCGTCCGAGCGGGCGCAGCAGGCGTGGCAGGCGCTGCCTGCCGTGAAGCGTGCGTCTTATTTGGTCAAATTGGTGGAGAAGGTGAAGGAGAAGCGCGAGTTCCTAGCCAAGCTGCTGGTGATGGAGCAGGGCAAGACATATCGTGAGGCGCTCGGAGAAGTGGATGATACGATGGCTTATATGATGTTCGCCGTGGAATCCGCCAACAAAATTAAAGGTGATATTCTTCCTTCCAATAAGGAAGGCGAGATGCTGCAGATTCGCAAGGTGCCTTATGGCGTCACTATTGGCTTATGCGCATGGAACTATCCGCTGGCCTTGATCGGCCGAAAGCTGGGACCGGCGCTTGTGACGGGCAATACGATGATTATTAAGCCGCATGAGCTTACGCCAATCGCTTCGGCCGAGTTTTTCAACCTGGTTCACGAGGCGGGCTTCCCCCCTGGCGTTGCAAACTTCGTGACAGGCACAGGCGCGGAGGTGGGACAGCTTCTGGTGAGCAGCCCCATTACGAAGATGGTAACGGTAACCGGCAGCGTACGCGCGGGTCAGCAGATCTACAAGGCGGCATCCGACAACATTACCGCATTGTCTCTGGAGCTGGGCGGCAAAGCCCCGTTCATCGTATTGGAGGATGCGGATATTGACCAAGCGGCGGCAGCGGCTGTCACAGCCCGATTCGCGAACTGTGGGCAGGTATGTGTGTGCAATGAGCTGGTGCTTGTTCACGAGAAGGTGGCGGAAGCCTTCACAGCCAAGCTTCTGGAGCATATGAAGGCTATTAAAGTGGGCGATCCCTTCGACAGCACTGTAACGATGGGGCCTAAGGCGAATGGCAATGATCTGATTAAAATTGACGACATTGTGCAAGAAACGGTAGCCCAAGGTGCCAAGGTAGCCTTTGGAGGCAAGCGTCCTAGCGGCGGCATCTTCGATAAGGGCTATTGGTATGAGCCGACTGTCCTTGTTGATGTGAAGCCGGACATGGCCGCAGCGCAGAAGGAGATATTTGGTCCTGTGCTTCCGATTGTAACCATCAGCAGCTTCGAGGAAGCGATTAACATCGTCAATTCCAGTGAGCTGGGCTTGTCGGCCTATCTGTTCACCAGTGATATGAAGAAAATGATGCAAGGTACAGATGTGCTTCAGGTGGGAACAGTGTTCGTCAACCAAGGTATGTCAGGCTGCATGCAGGGCTACCACAGCGGCCATAAGCTGAGCGGACTAGGCGGCGAGGATGGCGAATATGGACTGGAAGGCTATATGCAGAAGCGTGTAGTGTACTTGAATTATAAGTAA
- a CDS encoding fumarylacetoacetate hydrolase family protein, with amino-acid sequence MKLVHIHLEGKLTCAIAGEQGILPIEASLEDVIAGRADAAELAAASHGEWLPEQEVVFAPSIPAGKKIICVGLNYRKHAEEAGLPVPQVPILFNKFSNGPVGHGAEVALPAQAFKYDYEAELGIVIGKTARNVKQEEALDVVFGYCNVNDLSARDLQMRTSQWMLGKILDGFCPAGPYLVTADEVGDPNTLDIKLYLNGELRQSSNTRDMIFNVPEIIQYISQYMTLEPGDLILTGTPEGVVAGYPEDRQVWLKDGDVVTVELEKLGALTNVMKGC; translated from the coding sequence ATGAAGCTGGTACACATTCATTTAGAGGGCAAGTTAACCTGCGCGATTGCAGGAGAGCAAGGGATTCTGCCGATTGAAGCGAGCCTGGAGGACGTTATTGCAGGAAGGGCTGATGCTGCGGAGCTAGCTGCAGCTAGCCATGGTGAGTGGCTGCCGGAGCAAGAGGTGGTGTTCGCACCCTCCATTCCGGCAGGCAAAAAAATAATATGCGTCGGACTTAATTATAGGAAGCATGCGGAGGAGGCGGGCCTCCCCGTACCTCAGGTGCCCATTCTGTTCAACAAATTTTCCAATGGACCTGTCGGACACGGAGCGGAAGTGGCGCTTCCCGCTCAAGCGTTCAAATATGATTATGAGGCTGAGCTGGGCATTGTGATCGGCAAGACGGCCAGAAACGTCAAACAGGAAGAAGCGCTGGATGTCGTATTCGGCTATTGCAACGTCAATGATCTGTCTGCGCGTGATCTCCAGATGCGCACGAGCCAGTGGATGCTTGGCAAAATATTAGACGGCTTCTGTCCGGCAGGCCCCTATCTCGTCACAGCGGATGAAGTGGGCGATCCCAACACGCTGGATATTAAGCTGTATCTGAACGGAGAGCTTCGTCAGAGCTCGAATACGAGAGACATGATCTTCAACGTTCCGGAAATTATTCAATATATATCGCAATATATGACACTGGAGCCTGGCGACCTTATTCTGACCGGGACGCCTGAAGGCGTAGTGGCCGGCTATCCAGAGGATCGTCAGGTATGGCTGAAGGATGGTGACGTTGTTACCGTTGAGCTCGAGAAGCTGGGCGCCTTGACCAATGTTATGAAAGGATGCTAA
- the dgoD gene encoding galactonate dehydratase, producing MKITDIELFQIEPRWLFVKISTDAGFEGWGEPILEGRASTTRAAVEELKDYLIGKDPLKIEDHFQVMYRGGFYRGGPILMSAISGIEQALWDIKGKYYNAPIYDLLGGSVRDKIKVYAWIGGDSPSDVSNHARMQVALGFKALKMNATEELHYIDDYRKIDRAVERMQAVRAAVGPDIGIAVDFHGRVHKTMAKILVKELEPFRPMFIEEPVLPEHNEALRDIARMTNTPIATGERMYTRWGFKQLLQDGYVDIIQPDLSHAGGILETKKIAAMAEAYDVSLAPHCPLGPIALASCFQVDNCTPNFVIQEQGLGIHYNQGSDVVGYLKDPDVFQYEAGYVRMSGKPGLGIEINEAAVREAAKKGHNWHSPIWRNEDGSYAEW from the coding sequence ATGAAGATAACGGATATAGAGCTGTTCCAGATTGAGCCCAGATGGCTGTTCGTGAAGATTAGCACGGACGCAGGCTTCGAGGGCTGGGGCGAACCAATTCTGGAGGGCAGAGCTTCTACTACCAGAGCGGCGGTTGAGGAGCTGAAGGATTATTTGATCGGGAAGGACCCTCTCAAGATTGAGGATCACTTTCAGGTTATGTACCGCGGCGGCTTCTATCGGGGAGGACCCATCCTCATGAGTGCAATCTCAGGTATCGAGCAGGCGTTATGGGATATTAAGGGCAAGTATTATAATGCTCCGATCTATGATCTTCTTGGCGGCTCGGTTCGCGACAAGATCAAGGTGTACGCCTGGATCGGGGGTGACAGTCCAAGCGATGTGAGCAATCATGCCCGGATGCAGGTTGCCCTGGGCTTCAAGGCGCTGAAGATGAACGCGACGGAAGAGCTTCATTATATTGACGATTACAGGAAAATTGATCGGGCCGTAGAGCGGATGCAGGCTGTGCGAGCAGCGGTTGGTCCGGATATCGGCATTGCCGTTGACTTCCATGGCAGGGTACACAAGACGATGGCCAAGATTCTCGTGAAGGAGCTGGAGCCGTTCCGACCGATGTTCATTGAGGAGCCTGTGCTGCCGGAGCATAACGAAGCGCTGAGGGACATTGCCAGAATGACGAATACGCCGATTGCAACGGGCGAGCGTATGTATACGCGCTGGGGCTTCAAGCAGCTCCTGCAGGATGGCTATGTAGATATTATCCAGCCTGACCTCTCCCATGCCGGCGGTATTCTGGAGACCAAGAAGATTGCAGCTATGGCGGAAGCATACGATGTCAGTCTGGCGCCGCATTGCCCGCTTGGACCGATTGCGCTGGCCTCCTGCTTCCAGGTTGACAATTGCACGCCGAACTTCGTTATTCAGGAGCAAGGGTTAGGCATTCATTATAATCAAGGCAGCGACGTTGTCGGCTACTTGAAGGACCCGGATGTATTCCAATATGAAGCGGGTTATGTTCGTATGTCCGGTAAGCCTGGCCTTGGTATTGAAATCAATGAAGCTGCGGTCAGAGAAGCGGCCAAGAAGGGGCATAACTGGCATTCCCCAATCTGGCGCAACGAAGACGGCTCTTACGCGGAATGGTAG